A window of Planctomycetota bacterium genomic DNA:
GCGGCGGGCGTATCTGCGAGGACGCTGGAGACGAACGCCCCCCGCCCCGCCTCGGCGCCGAACTCCAATGCCTCGACCTCCGTCACCTCGTAGATCTCGATGCCGAGGAATCCGTAAACGATCGCTTCGCCGCGTTTCAAACGTTCGATGATCGCCCGCGTCTGCTCGTTGATGGGGACGGCGAAGCCGACGCCTTCGCTCGTCCCGCCGCGGCTCGAGATGACGGCGTTGACGCCGACGACTCTTCCCTCCAGGTCCACCAGGGGTCCGCCCGAGTTGCCCGGAGTGATGGCCGCGTCCGTCTGGATCAGGTTTCCGTAGTAGCGGTCGAGTTCGGCCCCGACGCCTGGAATCGCCCGCTCCGTCGCGCTCACGATGCCGAACGAGAGGCTCGCCTGGCCGTCGCGCCCGAAACCGAACGGGCTCCCGAGCGCGATGACGAATTGCCCGCGCGCCAGGCCCGAGGCGTCGCCGAGTTCCGCCACCGGCAGAACCGTCGCCTCGATGCGGATCACCGCCAGGTCCCGCCGCGGGTCGGACCCGACGACGCGGGCCCGGTAATGTTTTCCGCCCGCCAGCGTCACGATGATTTCGGTGGCGTCGCGGACGACGTGCTCGCTCGTCAGGATGAACCCGTCCTCGGAGATGACGCACCCGGAGCCGTTCCCCTGGGCGCGGAACGGCTGGCGCTCGCCGCGGCGGCGCAGTTCATCGAAATACTCGCGCATGCGCCCGCGCAACTCGTCGGGAAGCCCGTCCGGAATGGCGCCGCCTTCCTCGCTCCAGGGCCCGGCCGCCATCTCGCGGACGACGCCCAGGTTGACGACCGCCGGGCCGACGCGTTCGGCCGCCCGCTGAATGGCCTGCTCGACGCCGCGCGCAACGTCCATCGTGCTCGGCGCCGCCGCGCGGTCAGGCGTCTCCGTCGCCGGGGCCGCTCGCGCCCCGCCCGCCGCCAGCGCGACGAGCGCGGCGCCGATCGCCGCCGCCAGACAGACTTTCGGACCCTTCATCGCGATCTCCCGGGGCGTTTACTCGCCTTCCGATTCGCCCGCGTCGGCCTCGCTCTCCCCGGCCGACTCGCCGGCCGCTGCCGC
This region includes:
- a CDS encoding trypsin-like peptidase domain-containing protein, producing the protein MKGPKVCLAAAIGAALVALAAGGARAAPATETPDRAAAPSTMDVARGVEQAIQRAAERVGPAVVNLGVVREMAAGPWSEEGGAIPDGLPDELRGRMREYFDELRRRGERQPFRAQGNGSGCVISEDGFILTSEHVVRDATEIIVTLAGGKHYRARVVGSDPRRDLAVIRIEATVLPVAELGDASGLARGQFVIALGSPFGFGRDGQASLSFGIVSATERAIPGVGAELDRYYGNLIQTDAAITPGNSGGPLVDLEGRVVGVNAVISSRGGTSEGVGFAVPINEQTRAIIERLKRGEAIVYGFLGIEIYEVTEVEALEFGAEAGRGAFVSSVLADTPAA